In Acidobacteriota bacterium, the following proteins share a genomic window:
- a CDS encoding YicC/YloC family endoribonuclease has product MRSMTGFGQQSFSNDRFEVTFKLRGVNHRFLELRLHLPDELRPMEGELRELLTGELFRGRVDANVDLRPVKRGEARLLLDEKVIAATHEAVGRLRERGWVSAPLTFTDLLAVPQAVTTEVAEVEWRDEDGEILRRAAAGALEQMREGRQSEGDKLRAVLSQRIEALSALAKAMTAARETVRDELAENLRTRLADILKQVPVDEDRMLQEVAVLVDRSDIAEELDRLTSHLDHFLEVMAKAGSVGKRLDFLTQEIFRELNTLGAKCRDAAMTRQVLDGKVLCEQLREQVQNVE; this is encoded by the coding sequence ATGAGGAGCATGACCGGATTCGGTCAACAGAGCTTCAGCAACGATCGCTTCGAAGTCACCTTCAAGCTGCGTGGAGTCAACCATCGCTTCTTGGAGCTGCGCCTGCATCTGCCGGACGAGCTGCGACCGATGGAAGGGGAGCTCCGCGAGCTGCTCACCGGCGAGCTTTTCCGCGGTCGCGTCGACGCCAACGTCGACCTCCGGCCGGTGAAGCGGGGAGAGGCACGGCTGTTGCTCGACGAGAAAGTGATCGCCGCCACCCACGAGGCCGTCGGGCGGCTGCGCGAGCGCGGCTGGGTGTCGGCGCCGCTGACCTTCACCGATCTGTTGGCGGTGCCTCAGGCGGTCACCACCGAGGTCGCCGAGGTCGAATGGCGCGACGAGGACGGCGAGATCCTGCGGCGCGCGGCGGCCGGCGCCCTCGAGCAGATGCGCGAGGGGCGACAGTCCGAAGGCGACAAGCTGCGCGCTGTTCTGAGCCAGCGGATCGAGGCCCTCTCGGCCCTCGCCAAGGCGATGACGGCGGCGCGGGAAACGGTGCGCGACGAGCTCGCGGAGAACTTGCGGACGCGGCTGGCCGACATCCTGAAGCAGGTGCCGGTGGACGAAGACCGCATGCTTCAAGAGGTCGCCGTCTTGGTGGATCGCAGCGACATCGCCGAAGAGCTCGACCGCCTGACCTCGCACCTCGATCACTTCCTCGAGGTGATGGCCAAGGCGGGATCCGTCGGCAAGCGTCTCGATTTCCTGACCCAGGAGATCTTCCGTGAGCTCAATACCCTGGGAGCCAAGTGCCGCGACGCCGCCATGACCCGCCAGGTGCTCGACGGCAAGGTTCTCTGCGAGCAGCTGCGCGAGCA
- a CDS encoding lysophospholipid acyltransferase family protein encodes MIKLEREWQIALGSWLLAWIVRGLAATVRRHHDGDAAQRALESSGSPYILACWHRHLLLMPKAYGGRRISIMISQHRDGELAARAAARLGIGSTRGSTTRGGVAALWGLLKKARAGWDLAFAPDGPKGPPEVAKAGVVLAAAATGLPVVPVAFAASRYRCLGSWDRMIVPLPGARVCFAHGEPLSFSRETDTEEGCRLLEERLGEVGRRAEALVTPGGKTS; translated from the coding sequence ATGATCAAGCTCGAACGGGAGTGGCAGATCGCACTCGGGTCCTGGCTCCTCGCCTGGATCGTGCGCGGCCTGGCCGCGACGGTGCGCCGCCACCACGACGGGGACGCTGCGCAGCGGGCCCTGGAGTCCTCCGGAAGTCCCTACATCCTGGCTTGCTGGCATCGCCATCTGCTGCTGATGCCAAAGGCTTACGGAGGCCGTAGGATATCGATCATGATCAGCCAACATCGAGACGGCGAGCTGGCCGCCCGGGCGGCGGCCCGGTTGGGCATCGGCTCGACCCGCGGCTCGACCACCCGCGGTGGGGTGGCGGCCCTTTGGGGACTGCTCAAGAAGGCGCGCGCCGGCTGGGATCTGGCCTTCGCGCCAGACGGCCCCAAGGGACCCCCGGAAGTCGCCAAGGCCGGGGTGGTGTTGGCCGCCGCGGCCACCGGCTTGCCGGTGGTACCGGTGGCCTTCGCGGCCAGCCGCTATCGCTGCCTGGGGAGCTGGGATCGCATGATCGTTCCCCTTCCCGGGGCGCGGGTCTGCTTCGCCCACGGCGAGCCGCTGTCGTTCTCTCGTGAAACGGACACCGAGGAAGGCTGCCGCTTGCTCGAAGAGCGCCTCGGCGAGGTCGGCCGACGCGCCGAGGCGCTGGTGACACCAGGGGGGAAGACGTCATGA
- a CDS encoding ABC transporter transmembrane domain-containing protein produces the protein MKIASFFWRYFRRYLPTAGVALLAIVTFAVTSALVAALIEPIFAEVLQSEDGPSLLGVAEAEEGEKPSFFNAAAQFDRFYGGLKERFDVDEDNVYIFVPLLFGLVFLIRNLANFVSGYSFQRIGLGVMTDVRNDLYERILGQSSRFHSEHTSGELMARVVNDVSLMQNAVSNRLLDLFQQPLTLILYTALLLSTHFSLGIICLVVAPVLVYPIVRFGKGMRRTSHRSQERMADIASLMSEGVRGYRVVKSFGMEEFEHRRFSEATEQHKRVNLRAQLLSNLSSPVVESLAVVGSVALLIYAGSRIHQGEMSGPQLVMFLTTLMLMYDPIRKLNKVNLILQEALAAAHRVSGLMAVPNDIEERPGARHIDGVEQGVSYEGVSFGYEQQPVLEDIDLVIRRGEIVALVGASGAGKSTMVNLLSRFFDPDRGRLAIDGIDLRDLKLRSLRSLIGVVTQETVLFNESVRNNIAYGRDDLPLERVREAARAAFADDFVQDLPEGYETRIGEGGLRLSGGQRQRLSIARALLKDAPILVLDEATSQLDSESEALVQKALYNLMQGRTTLVIAHRLSTVMKADRIVVMEAGRMIEAGTHSELLALGGTYKRLYDLQFRE, from the coding sequence TTGAAGATCGCGAGCTTCTTCTGGCGCTACTTCCGGCGCTACCTGCCGACCGCCGGCGTCGCCTTGCTGGCGATCGTCACCTTCGCCGTCACCTCGGCGCTGGTGGCGGCGCTGATCGAGCCCATCTTCGCCGAGGTTCTGCAATCCGAAGACGGTCCGTCGCTGCTCGGTGTGGCCGAGGCCGAAGAGGGTGAGAAACCCTCCTTCTTCAACGCCGCAGCGCAGTTCGACCGCTTCTACGGCGGGCTCAAGGAGCGCTTCGACGTCGACGAGGACAATGTCTACATCTTCGTGCCGCTCCTCTTCGGGTTGGTCTTCCTGATCCGCAATCTGGCCAACTTCGTCAGCGGTTACTCCTTCCAGCGCATCGGTCTGGGGGTGATGACCGATGTCCGCAACGACCTCTACGAGCGCATTCTGGGGCAGTCGAGCCGCTTCCACTCGGAGCACACCTCCGGCGAGCTGATGGCGCGGGTGGTCAACGACGTCTCGTTGATGCAGAACGCCGTCTCGAACCGGCTGCTCGACCTCTTCCAGCAACCCCTCACCCTGATCCTCTACACGGCATTGCTGCTCTCGACCCATTTCTCCTTGGGCATCATCTGCCTGGTGGTGGCGCCGGTGCTGGTCTATCCGATCGTGCGCTTCGGCAAAGGCATGCGGCGCACCAGCCACCGCTCCCAGGAGCGCATGGCCGACATCGCCTCGCTGATGTCCGAGGGGGTGCGCGGCTACCGGGTGGTCAAGTCCTTCGGCATGGAGGAGTTCGAGCATCGCCGCTTCAGCGAAGCGACGGAGCAGCACAAGCGGGTCAACTTGAGAGCCCAGCTACTCTCCAATCTGTCGAGCCCGGTGGTGGAGTCGCTGGCGGTGGTGGGTTCCGTCGCGTTGCTCATCTATGCCGGCAGCAGAATTCATCAGGGCGAGATGTCGGGCCCGCAGCTGGTGATGTTCCTCACCACGCTGATGTTGATGTATGACCCGATTCGCAAGCTCAACAAGGTCAACCTCATCCTGCAGGAGGCGCTGGCGGCGGCGCACCGGGTCTCCGGCCTGATGGCGGTGCCGAACGATATCGAGGAGCGTCCCGGAGCTCGCCACATCGATGGCGTCGAGCAGGGCGTGTCCTACGAAGGGGTGTCCTTCGGCTACGAGCAGCAGCCGGTCCTGGAAGATATCGATCTGGTGATCCGGCGCGGTGAGATCGTCGCCCTGGTCGGGGCTTCCGGTGCCGGCAAGTCGACGATGGTGAACCTGCTGTCGCGCTTCTTCGATCCCGACCGCGGCCGCCTGGCGATCGACGGCATCGACCTGCGCGACCTCAAGCTCAGAAGCTTGCGCTCCTTGATCGGTGTGGTCACTCAGGAGACGGTGCTGTTCAACGAATCGGTGCGCAACAACATCGCCTATGGGCGCGATGATCTGCCCCTCGAGCGGGTGCGCGAAGCGGCGCGAGCGGCCTTCGCGGACGACTTCGTCCAGGACTTGCCGGAGGGCTATGAGACCCGCATCGGCGAGGGCGGCCTGCGCCTGTCCGGCGGTCAGCGCCAGCGCCTGTCGATTGCCCGCGCCCTGCTCAAGGATGCCCCCATTCTGGTCCTCGACGAAGCCACCTCACAGCTCGACAGCGAGTCCGAGGCGTTGGTGCAAAAGGCCCTCTACAACCTCATGCAGGGCCGAACGACGCTGGTCATCGCGCATCGCCTGTCGACCGTCATGAAGGCCGATCGCATCGTGGTGATGGAGGCCGGCCGCATGATCGAGGCCGGGACCCACAGCGAGCTCCTGGCCCTCGGCGGTACCTACAAACGGCTCTACGATCTGCAGTTTCGAGAGTGA
- the lpxB gene encoding lipid-A-disaccharide synthase translates to MTSVGPLMIVAGEASGDLHGARMLRALRRRFPRLEAFGLGSTELREAGFEAVADSSEISVVGIVEALKILPRARRLFARLVKEAEARRPSAAVLIDSPDFNLRLARPLKDQGISVIYYISPQVWAWRKGRVHTIRRRVDRMLVLFPFEVDFYRRYGMDVTCVGHPLIDEVPQLEQRWQQGAPDQEPYRIALLPGSRRSEVSALLPAMLGAVERLAREVPLYVRLVKAQGLSRSWIEELIADASLSRQVEIVEEDRFAVVADSHLALTASGTATLEVGLLGTPMVVMYRLATWTYWLARRLVRLPHFSLVNLVLGREVVPELLQAEASAERTAVEALAILRDEARRRRLQEGLSELRPRLGSAGASERAAEAVAESLEALA, encoded by the coding sequence ATGACCTCCGTCGGTCCCTTGATGATCGTCGCCGGGGAGGCTTCCGGCGACCTCCACGGTGCTCGCATGCTGCGCGCTCTGCGCCGCCGTTTTCCGCGTCTCGAGGCCTTCGGCTTGGGCAGCACGGAGCTGCGGGAGGCCGGTTTCGAGGCGGTGGCGGACAGCTCCGAGATCTCGGTGGTGGGAATCGTCGAGGCGCTCAAGATCCTGCCGCGGGCGCGACGCCTGTTCGCCCGGCTGGTGAAGGAGGCCGAAGCCCGTCGCCCGTCGGCAGCGGTGCTGATCGATTCGCCGGACTTCAACCTGCGCCTGGCTCGTCCGCTCAAAGATCAGGGCATCTCGGTGATCTACTACATCAGCCCGCAGGTGTGGGCCTGGCGCAAGGGACGGGTCCACACCATTCGGCGACGCGTCGACCGCATGCTGGTGCTGTTTCCCTTCGAGGTCGACTTCTATCGCCGCTACGGCATGGACGTGACCTGCGTCGGACACCCGCTGATCGACGAAGTGCCGCAGCTAGAGCAGCGGTGGCAGCAGGGTGCGCCGGACCAGGAGCCCTACCGCATCGCCCTGCTGCCGGGGTCCCGGCGCAGCGAGGTCAGCGCCCTCTTGCCGGCCATGCTGGGAGCCGTCGAACGGCTGGCGCGAGAGGTGCCGCTCTACGTTCGCCTGGTCAAGGCGCAGGGGCTGTCGCGTTCCTGGATCGAGGAGCTGATCGCCGACGCGTCGCTGTCTCGGCAGGTCGAGATCGTCGAAGAAGATCGCTTCGCGGTGGTGGCCGACAGCCATCTCGCCCTCACCGCCTCCGGGACCGCGACCCTCGAGGTCGGGTTGCTGGGCACGCCGATGGTGGTGATGTATCGCCTGGCGACCTGGACCTACTGGTTGGCGCGGCGGCTGGTTCGCTTGCCCCACTTCAGCCTGGTCAACCTGGTGCTCGGCCGGGAGGTGGTACCGGAGCTGCTGCAGGCGGAGGCGTCGGCGGAAAGAACCGCCGTCGAGGCCCTCGCCATTCTGCGCGACGAGGCACGCCGACGGCGCCTGCAAGAGGGGCTTTCCGAGCTGCGCCCGCGGCTGGGATCGGCCGGTGCCAGTGAACGCGCCGCCGAAGCCGTGGCCGAGTCTCTGGAGGCGCTGGCTTGA
- a CDS encoding DUF6677 family protein, whose amino-acid sequence MNQSEKEARPDFPRAFKLAAGALLFPGLGHLLLGRRVRALIFFVLVAVAMLVGIALEGKLYRPVAGQPLSLLGTIGSMGMGVGWLALEFVLGYEGDLVAAGFDYGTAFLLTAGLMNLLLVIDVWDIALGRKE is encoded by the coding sequence GTGAACCAAAGCGAGAAAGAGGCGCGGCCGGATTTTCCCCGCGCCTTCAAGCTGGCGGCGGGAGCGCTGCTGTTTCCGGGCCTCGGTCACCTGTTGCTCGGTCGCCGCGTCCGGGCTTTGATCTTCTTCGTCCTGGTGGCGGTGGCGATGTTGGTGGGCATCGCCCTCGAGGGCAAGCTCTACCGTCCCGTCGCCGGGCAACCCCTCAGTCTCCTGGGCACCATCGGCTCGATGGGCATGGGGGTGGGCTGGTTGGCCCTCGAGTTCGTGCTCGGCTACGAGGGCGATCTGGTGGCTGCCGGCTTCGACTACGGCACCGCCTTCCTGCTCACCGCCGGCCTGATGAATTTGCTCTTGGTGATCGACGTCTGGGACATCGCCCTCGGGCGCAAGGAGTAG
- a CDS encoding HIT domain-containing protein yields MESLSTPWRFDYVSSAAMKSDECFLCSAARSPQEPDSLVVHGGRFHLILLNRFPYASGHLMVAPLEHWREPGQAPAAAQRELWSLVLTSQGVLQQVYEPEGFNLGMNLGSAAGAGVADHYHFHVVPRWRGDTNFMTAVGSVRVVPEDVRTAWRRLRQRFAALPEPGSEECE; encoded by the coding sequence ATGGAGAGCTTGTCGACCCCATGGAGGTTCGACTACGTGTCGAGTGCCGCCATGAAGAGCGACGAGTGCTTTCTCTGTAGCGCCGCCCGTTCTCCGCAGGAGCCGGATTCGCTGGTGGTTCACGGCGGCCGGTTCCATCTCATTCTGCTCAATCGCTTTCCCTATGCCAGCGGTCACCTGATGGTGGCACCGCTCGAGCACTGGCGGGAGCCGGGGCAGGCGCCCGCCGCGGCGCAGCGCGAGCTGTGGTCCCTGGTGCTCACCAGCCAAGGAGTGTTACAGCAGGTCTATGAGCCGGAGGGCTTCAATCTCGGCATGAATCTGGGCAGCGCCGCCGGCGCCGGGGTCGCCGACCATTACCATTTCCACGTCGTGCCGCGCTGGCGGGGCGACACCAACTTCATGACCGCCGTGGGCAGCGTGAGGGTGGTGCCGGAGGATGTCCGAACGGCCTGGCGTCGCCTGCGGCAGCGCTTCGCCGCCTTGCCCGAACCGGGCTCCGAGGAGTGCGAGTGA
- a CDS encoding integration host factor subunit beta yields MTKAELVDEVARSTQLTKKHAEIIVNTVFDSIVHSLKEGEKIELRGFGSFRIRNRGPRMGRNPKTGEKVQVPAKRIPYFKPGKELRELLNTK; encoded by the coding sequence ATGACGAAGGCCGAGCTGGTCGACGAGGTGGCACGCAGCACCCAGCTCACCAAGAAGCACGCCGAGATCATCGTCAACACGGTGTTCGACAGCATCGTCCACTCCCTCAAAGAGGGCGAGAAGATCGAGCTCCGAGGCTTCGGGAGCTTCCGCATCCGCAATCGCGGGCCGCGGATGGGGCGCAACCCCAAGACCGGCGAGAAGGTCCAGGTGCCGGCGAAGCGGATTCCCTACTTCAAGCCCGGCAAGGAGCTGCGCGAGCTCCTGAATACGAAGTAG
- a CDS encoding 30S ribosomal protein S1, whose translation MQSTEEQNNEPTSSVEEVSVAPEADATTESVSEESADTSDRIVNMEPHAEAAGDGADEEYQKLVEMYDESMRNLSEGEIVTGTVIGMTANEVIIDVGYKSEGLVPKNEFTRRGQEFTVEVGDEVQVLLEKTEDLEGHVLLSRQKAERMMRWNEIESAYKNGSIITGRIIDRIKGGLTVDVGLRAFLPGSLVDIKPIKHLESLRGEELEFKVISLDRRRNNIVLSRKAVLEKELEKKKAETITKLEEGARLDGVVKNITDYGVFIDLGGIDGLLHITDISWGRVNHPSEHFSVGDEVGIVVLKFDPETERVSLGYKQKSEDPWNLVDKKYPIGSRVRGRVVSLVDYGAFVEIEEGVEGLIHVSEMSWTKKVVNPARILEVGDEVEAIVSELDMGQRRISLSLRQTERNPWEELEDSHPMGSIIEGKVRNLTEFGAFVEITEGIDGLIHVSDMSWTKRVKHPSEVLKKGDLVKARITNIDVNNQRVSLSIKEFMPNEWEDFVSSHHVGDTVDGRVVNVTDFGLFIDIYQGLEGLAHVSEIDIAPGQKIEEEFQVTDWVRARILRIEDDDKKVGLTMRGLLQPTSEEVEELERSAGGSDGIEKSTRQAAREHVVIEASEGDDDDDDASAGEEEE comes from the coding sequence ATGCAGTCCACGGAAGAACAAAACAACGAGCCGACTTCGTCGGTCGAAGAGGTCAGCGTCGCCCCCGAGGCCGACGCCACCACCGAGTCCGTCAGCGAAGAGTCGGCTGACACGTCCGATCGCATCGTCAACATGGAGCCGCACGCCGAGGCGGCCGGCGATGGCGCGGACGAGGAGTACCAGAAGCTCGTCGAAATGTACGACGAGAGCATGCGCAATCTCAGCGAGGGGGAGATCGTCACCGGCACGGTGATCGGTATGACCGCCAACGAGGTCATCATCGACGTCGGCTACAAGTCCGAAGGTTTGGTGCCGAAGAACGAGTTCACCCGCCGTGGCCAGGAGTTCACCGTCGAGGTGGGCGACGAGGTCCAGGTCCTGTTGGAGAAGACCGAGGATCTCGAGGGGCACGTGCTGCTCTCGCGCCAGAAGGCCGAGCGCATGATGCGCTGGAACGAGATCGAGAGCGCCTACAAGAACGGCTCGATCATCACCGGCCGCATCATCGACCGCATCAAGGGCGGTCTCACCGTGGACGTGGGTTTGCGGGCATTCCTTCCCGGCTCCCTGGTCGATATCAAGCCGATCAAGCACCTCGAATCGTTGCGGGGTGAGGAGCTCGAGTTCAAGGTCATCAGCCTCGACCGGCGGCGCAACAACATCGTGTTGTCGCGCAAGGCGGTGCTCGAGAAGGAGCTCGAGAAGAAGAAGGCCGAGACCATCACCAAGCTCGAGGAAGGCGCCCGCCTCGACGGCGTGGTCAAGAACATCACCGACTACGGTGTGTTCATCGACCTCGGCGGCATCGACGGCCTGTTGCACATCACGGATATCTCCTGGGGGCGGGTCAACCACCCGTCGGAGCACTTCTCGGTGGGCGACGAAGTCGGCATCGTGGTGCTCAAGTTCGATCCCGAGACGGAGCGCGTCTCGCTGGGCTACAAGCAGAAGTCCGAGGATCCGTGGAACCTGGTCGACAAGAAGTACCCGATCGGCTCGCGAGTGCGCGGTCGGGTGGTCAGCCTGGTGGACTACGGTGCCTTCGTCGAGATCGAAGAGGGCGTCGAGGGTCTGATCCACGTCTCCGAGATGAGCTGGACCAAGAAGGTGGTCAACCCGGCGCGCATCCTGGAGGTGGGCGACGAGGTCGAGGCCATCGTCTCCGAGCTCGACATGGGGCAGCGGCGCATCAGCCTGTCCTTGCGGCAGACCGAGCGCAATCCTTGGGAGGAGCTCGAGGACAGCCACCCGATGGGCAGCATCATCGAGGGCAAGGTCCGCAACCTCACCGAGTTCGGCGCCTTCGTCGAGATCACCGAGGGCATCGACGGTCTGATCCACGTTTCGGACATGAGCTGGACGAAGCGCGTCAAGCACCCCAGCGAGGTGCTCAAGAAGGGCGATCTGGTCAAGGCCCGGATCACCAACATCGACGTCAACAACCAGCGGGTGTCGCTCTCGATCAAGGAGTTCATGCCTAACGAGTGGGAGGACTTCGTGTCCAGCCACCACGTCGGCGACACGGTCGACGGGCGGGTCGTGAACGTCACCGACTTCGGTCTCTTCATCGACATCTACCAGGGCCTCGAAGGCCTCGCCCACGTCAGCGAGATCGACATCGCTCCGGGGCAGAAGATCGAGGAGGAGTTCCAGGTCACGGATTGGGTGCGCGCTCGCATTCTGCGCATCGAGGACGACGACAAGAAGGTCGGCCTCACCATGCGGGGCCTGCTCCAGCCGACCTCCGAGGAGGTCGAGGAGCTCGAGCGTAGCGCCGGTGGTTCCGACGGCATCGAGAAGTCCACCCGTCAGGCGGCGCGCGAGCACGTCGTCATCGAAGCCTCCGAAGGGGACGACGATGACGACGATGCCTCCGCGGGTGAAGAAGAAGAGTAG
- the queG gene encoding tRNA epoxyqueuosine(34) reductase QueG has protein sequence MEDRSESLIAWARELGFDRAGVAGLEPVARGEHFLRWLERGDHAEMAWLEKRREVRLEPATLFPGARSVLCVALRYWPLAGAGEEDGDLWSGVARYARGRDYHNLMGKRLRKLAKRIREAFPGCETRAYVDTGPVLERELAARAGIGVQGKNTCLLSRDGSFFLLGEVFTSLDLTPAEPLADLCGRCTRCLEACPTDALAEPYRLDANRCISYWTIEHRGDIPEDLRPQLGEWVFGCDICQQVCPWNIRRQEGGRESDFHLPPARRELDLAGLLAIGEKDYQELFRGSAMQRAKRQGLRRNAAIAMGNRGDEGYLPALRRALLDDDAVVRRHAAWAWRRITGEAPPEAPVEGPREDAPAAVTGASRKGAEGPEGVEESVS, from the coding sequence GTGGAAGACCGTAGCGAGTCGCTCATCGCATGGGCCCGGGAGCTGGGCTTCGATCGCGCCGGCGTCGCCGGACTCGAGCCGGTGGCCCGGGGAGAGCACTTCTTGCGCTGGCTCGAGCGCGGTGATCACGCCGAGATGGCCTGGCTCGAAAAGCGCCGCGAGGTGCGCCTCGAACCGGCCACGCTGTTTCCGGGGGCGCGCAGCGTGCTGTGCGTGGCGCTGCGCTATTGGCCCCTCGCAGGCGCCGGCGAGGAGGACGGCGACCTGTGGTCCGGCGTCGCCCGCTATGCCCGTGGGCGGGACTACCACAACCTGATGGGGAAGCGCCTGCGCAAGCTGGCGAAACGCATTCGCGAGGCCTTCCCGGGGTGTGAGACCCGCGCCTATGTCGACACCGGACCAGTGCTGGAGCGCGAGCTGGCGGCCCGAGCCGGCATCGGCGTGCAGGGCAAGAATACCTGCCTGCTGAGCCGCGACGGCTCCTTCTTTCTCCTGGGCGAGGTCTTCACCAGTCTCGATCTCACCCCCGCCGAGCCCCTCGCCGACCTCTGCGGCCGCTGCACTCGCTGCCTCGAAGCCTGTCCCACCGACGCCCTGGCGGAGCCCTATCGCCTCGACGCCAATCGCTGCATCAGCTACTGGACGATCGAGCATCGCGGTGACATCCCGGAGGACCTGCGGCCGCAGCTCGGGGAGTGGGTTTTCGGCTGCGATATCTGCCAGCAGGTCTGCCCCTGGAACATTCGGCGCCAGGAGGGCGGTCGGGAGAGCGACTTCCACCTGCCGCCGGCGCGCCGCGAGCTCGACCTGGCGGGCCTGCTGGCGATCGGCGAAAAGGACTATCAGGAGCTGTTCCGAGGCAGCGCCATGCAGCGCGCGAAGCGCCAGGGGTTGCGCCGCAATGCCGCCATCGCGATGGGCAACCGGGGAGACGAGGGCTATCTCCCGGCGTTGCGCCGGGCCCTCCTGGACGACGATGCGGTGGTCCGTCGGCACGCCGCCTGGGCCTGGCGGCGGATCACCGGAGAGGCGCCGCCGGAGGCCCCCGTGGAAGGCCCTCGGGAGGACGCTCCGGCGGCCGTCACGGGAGCGTCACGGAAGGGGGCCGAGGGCCCGGAAGGTGTCGAAGAATCTGTCAGTTGA
- a CDS encoding Glu/Leu/Phe/Val dehydrogenase dimerization domain-containing protein encodes MDTFGQMLDMGHERVLICSNPEVGLKAIIAVHSSVLGPGLGGVRMWPYSSVDEAMTDVLRLSRGMTYKAAAAGLNLGGGKAVIIGDPKQDKSEALFRSFGRYVDSLGGLYITAEDVGTDMEDMDAIFTESRWVTGVAPALGGSGDPSPVTAYGTLQGIKAAARWRFDDASLSGKSVAIQGLGSVGLYLASYLKDEGAKVFGCDIDPEATAEAASKHTVEIVHPDEIYDVDCDIFAPCALGAVLNDDTIPRLRCSIVAGASNNQLHDSDRHGAALSDRKILYAPDFVINAGGLINVYNELTGSYNQERALRMTRSIFLNLTRVFEIAKAENIPTAEAGDRVAEERMTKIKALGVRQWGRLIDERR; translated from the coding sequence ATGGACACGTTCGGTCAGATGCTGGACATGGGACACGAGAGGGTACTGATCTGCTCGAACCCGGAGGTCGGCTTGAAGGCCATCATCGCGGTGCATTCCTCGGTTCTCGGGCCGGGCCTCGGCGGGGTCCGGATGTGGCCCTACAGCAGCGTGGACGAGGCGATGACCGATGTCCTGCGGCTGTCCCGCGGCATGACCTACAAGGCCGCCGCCGCCGGCCTCAACCTCGGCGGCGGCAAGGCGGTGATCATCGGCGATCCCAAGCAGGACAAGAGCGAGGCCCTGTTTCGCTCCTTTGGGCGCTACGTCGACTCCCTCGGAGGCCTCTACATCACCGCCGAAGACGTCGGCACCGACATGGAAGACATGGACGCCATCTTCACCGAGTCGCGCTGGGTCACCGGCGTTGCCCCCGCCCTCGGCGGTAGCGGCGATCCTTCGCCGGTTACCGCCTACGGCACCCTGCAGGGCATCAAGGCGGCGGCTCGCTGGCGCTTCGACGACGCTTCCCTGAGCGGCAAGTCGGTCGCCATCCAGGGCCTCGGCAGCGTCGGTCTCTATCTGGCGTCCTACCTCAAGGACGAAGGTGCCAAAGTCTTCGGCTGCGACATCGATCCCGAGGCCACCGCTGAAGCGGCTTCAAAGCACACCGTCGAGATCGTCCACCCGGACGAGATCTACGACGTCGACTGCGACATCTTCGCGCCCTGCGCCCTGGGCGCCGTGCTCAACGACGACACCATTCCGCGGCTGCGCTGCTCGATCGTCGCCGGCGCGTCCAACAACCAGCTCCACGACAGCGACCGCCACGGCGCCGCCCTCAGCGACCGCAAGATCCTCTACGCCCCCGATTTCGTGATCAACGCCGGCGGCCTGATCAACGTCTACAACGAGCTCACCGGCTCCTACAATCAGGAACGGGCGCTGCGCATGACGCGCAGCATCTTCCTCAATCTGACCCGGGTGTTCGAGATCGCCAAGGCCGAGAACATCCCCACCGCCGAAGCCGGCGACCGGGTGGCCGAGGAGCGCATGACCAAGATCAAGGCCCTGGGAGTTCGCCAGTGGGGCCGCTTGATCGACGAGCGACGCTAG